A window of Sinimarinibacterium sp. NLF-5-8 genomic DNA:
CGGCATGATGATCTGGCAGGTCAAGACCTTTGGCATCAACTGGTACGACCTTGGCTTTGGGTTGCTGCTGATCGCTTCGGCGCTGACGTTGTGGAGCATGGTGATCTACCTGCGCGCGGCGTGGCCGATGATGCGGGAGGGTGGCCGCTAGGCCTGGGCGGTTTCTTCGACCCGGATCGCGCGCGCGGGCAATGCAATCTTGCGCGATTATCCGCGCGGACGATCCAGGAGATCGTTGAGGTGCGCGCGCACCTCCGGCCACTCGCCGCTGCGCAGGCTGTACAACACGGTGTCACGGATGGTGCCGTCGCGGCGCAGCATGTGTCCCCGGATCACACCATCCTTGTGCGCGCCAAGCCGTTCGATGGCGCGCTGGCTCGCCAGATTGAAGATGTCGGTGCGCCAGCCCACCACATGGCAGCCCAATGTTTCAAAGGCGTGGGCCAGCAGCAGCAGCTTGCAGGTGGTGTTGACGTGGCTGCGCTGCACCCGTCTGGCGTACCAGGTGTAGCCGATTTCCAGCCGCTTTACGGCGGGCAGAATGTCGTGATAGCCGGTTGTGCCCAGAACCGTCTGGCTGGCGCTGTCGATCACGGCAAACGCAAAGCGCTGTTGGTGATCGCGGCCTTCCAGGGCTGCTTCGATATAGGCGCGCGTTTGCGCCGGTTCTGGCACCGAGGTGATGCGCGCGCGCCACAACTCACCGTCCGCGGCTGCCGCGCGCAAGCCGGTTTCGTGTTCGAGTGAAAGCGGTGCGAGCGTGACGCCGCGCGCACTCAGCGTGACCGGATCGATAAAGGCCACTTCAGTACCCCAGTTGTCGTGCCGCCAGATCTTTCATGATTTCGCGTGAACCGCCGCCAATGGTCAGCACCTTGGTTTCACGGTAGATGCGTTCGACCACGCTGCCTTGCAAATAGCCGGCGCCGCCAAAGATTTGCATGGATTCATTGGCAATCCATTCCAGTGACTCGGTGGCAAAGTTTTTCAGCAGGCAAACCTCGGCGATCGGCATTTGCTTGTTGGAAACCTGCCAGGTGAGCCAGTCGAGCTGTGCGCGCACGGCGTCGATGCGCATTTTCATGTCGGTGAGCTTGTGGCGGATCACCTGGCTGCGAATCAAAGGCTTGCCAAAGGTTTCGCGCTCGCGGGCATAGGCCAGGCACGCTTCATAGCAGACCTGGGCAAAGCCGCTGGCCTGGGCGGCGAGTGCCAGACGTTCCTGATTGAAGTTGAGCATGATCGCCATGAATCCGGCGTTCTCTGCGCCAATGCGGTTGGCGACCGGAACCCGGCAATCGTCAAAGTACAGCGTGGCCGTGTCGGAGCAGCGCCAGCCCATTTTTTGCAGCGGCGAGCGTGACAGCCCTGGGGTGTCGCTTTCGATCACCAGCAGTGAAACCCCGCCCATGCCCGGGCCGCCGGTACGCACGGCGGTGGTGATGAAGTCGGCGCGCATGCCGGAGGTGATGAAGGTTTTGCTGCCGTTGACGATGTAGTGGTCGCCGTCGCGCTCGGCGCGGGTTTTCAGGTTGGCCACATCCGAGCCGCCCGAGGGTTCGGTGATTGCCAGCGCCGCGATTTTATCGCCCGCCAGCACGGGGGCGACGAAGCGTTGTTTTTGTTCATGGGTGCCCACCGCCACAATCGGTGGCGTCCC
This region includes:
- a CDS encoding GNAT family N-acetyltransferase; translation: MAFIDPVTLSARGVTLAPLSLEHETGLRAAAADGELWRARITSVPEPAQTRAYIEAALEGRDHQQRFAFAVIDSASQTVLGTTGYHDILPAVKRLEIGYTWYARRVQRSHVNTTCKLLLLAHAFETLGCHVVGWRTDIFNLASQRAIERLGAHKDGVIRGHMLRRDGTIRDTVLYSLRSGEWPEVRAHLNDLLDRPRG
- a CDS encoding acyl-CoA dehydrogenase family protein, translating into MTAKHPFHTAEHSAFRDQARRFVAQELTPHVEQWEAAGELPRALHKKTADAGLLQIGFPEAYGGVEVPDLFYMVILTEELARAGSGGLIASLMSHGIGTPPIVAVGTHEQKQRFVAPVLAGDKIAALAITEPSGGSDVANLKTRAERDGDHYIVNGSKTFITSGMRADFITTAVRTGGPGMGGVSLLVIESDTPGLSRSPLQKMGWRCSDTATLYFDDCRVPVANRIGAENAGFMAIMLNFNQERLALAAQASGFAQVCYEACLAYARERETFGKPLIRSQVIRHKLTDMKMRIDAVRAQLDWLTWQVSNKQMPIAEVCLLKNFATESLEWIANESMQIFGGAGYLQGSVVERIYRETKVLTIGGGSREIMKDLAARQLGY